One stretch of Eggerthella lenta DSM 2243 DNA includes these proteins:
- a CDS encoding RsmE family RNA methyltransferase, whose amino-acid sequence MSLQHFYLHDQVLADEGAPTFPLRLSPDDAKHARVLRLAPGEHIAVVDAAQDYFECEIAAFDDAVPVVRIAQRLDDEERPLVMLVQGLAKGDKMETVIRHATELGVSAFVPMSCERSIVRLDARKAAARTQRWRAIAKSAAMQSGQRACPEVGEPMALADVCASLAHATAVLVCWEEALLDARIEKALERGLRLDRALPENARIAVVVGPEGGLSRSEADALLACNPRASLVSLGSSILRTETAGIVAPALVLHELGRMMHDAREAQERTSAHVESRREEAGDACEAGGQS is encoded by the coding sequence TTTCTACCTGCACGACCAGGTGCTTGCCGACGAGGGGGCGCCGACTTTCCCGCTGCGTTTGTCGCCGGACGACGCGAAGCACGCCCGCGTGCTGCGGCTTGCGCCGGGCGAGCATATCGCGGTGGTGGACGCCGCGCAGGACTACTTCGAGTGCGAGATCGCCGCTTTCGACGATGCGGTCCCGGTGGTGCGCATCGCGCAGCGCCTCGACGACGAGGAGCGCCCCCTCGTGATGCTCGTGCAGGGCCTGGCCAAGGGCGACAAGATGGAGACGGTGATCCGCCACGCCACCGAGCTGGGCGTTTCGGCGTTCGTTCCGATGTCGTGCGAGCGCTCCATCGTGAGGCTCGATGCGAGGAAGGCCGCGGCGAGGACGCAGCGATGGCGCGCCATCGCGAAGAGCGCGGCCATGCAGTCCGGCCAGCGCGCGTGTCCCGAGGTGGGCGAGCCGATGGCGCTGGCGGATGTGTGCGCCTCCTTGGCGCACGCCACCGCCGTGCTGGTGTGCTGGGAGGAGGCGCTGCTGGACGCGCGCATCGAGAAGGCGCTCGAGCGCGGCCTCCGGCTCGACCGCGCGCTTCCCGAGAACGCGCGCATCGCCGTGGTGGTGGGCCCCGAAGGGGGCCTTTCGCGAAGCGAGGCGGACGCGCTCCTGGCCTGCAACCCGCGTGCGTCGCTCGTGTCGCTGGGCTCGTCCATCCTGCGAACCGAGACGGCCGGCATCGTGGCTCCCGCGCTCGTCCTGCACGAGCTGGGCCGCATGATGCACGACGCGCGCGAAGCGCAGGAACGCACGTCCGCCCATGTCGAAAGCCGTCGCGAGGAAGCCGGGGACGCGTGCGAGGCAGGCGGGCAATCGTGA
- a CDS encoding MiaB/RimO family radical SAM methylthiotransferase: MNFAVVNLGCKVNRVESDDAAARLALRGVETSEASADLIVVNTCTVTGEAEKKTRKAVRRALRANDHARVLVTGCAAAIDAAFYEALDERVSVVGKAQLAQAIDALFDEAPFSPGEDAPLHIGSGFRTRVGVKVQDGCDNACTYCIVHVARGRATSRPADDVVRECASYARAGAREIVLTGINLGSYCDGGRRDPSAIRLAALLRRLLDETADLHAPGEAPARFRVSSIEPRDVDDALIDLLASADGRVCRHLHLPLQAGSSKVLREMARPYDAERFVALVERLYRRIPQLALSTDIIAGFPGETDAEFQETLDVARACRFAKIHAFPYSPRIGTPAAERADQVPPAVKEARAAMLRALGDELRASERARRAGTVELALVEEGGVAMTESYFEVPAPAGAAPGALVEVTL; the protein is encoded by the coding sequence GTGAATTTCGCCGTCGTCAACCTGGGATGCAAGGTGAACCGCGTGGAGTCGGACGATGCGGCGGCGCGCCTCGCCCTGCGCGGTGTCGAGACGTCCGAAGCGTCCGCCGACCTCATCGTGGTGAACACGTGCACGGTCACGGGGGAGGCCGAGAAGAAGACCCGCAAGGCCGTGCGCCGCGCCCTGCGCGCGAACGACCATGCCCGCGTGCTGGTCACCGGCTGCGCCGCCGCCATCGACGCCGCGTTCTACGAGGCGCTCGACGAGCGCGTGAGCGTGGTGGGGAAGGCCCAGCTGGCGCAGGCCATCGATGCCCTGTTCGACGAGGCGCCCTTTTCTCCCGGCGAGGACGCGCCCCTCCATATCGGATCCGGCTTCCGCACGCGCGTGGGCGTGAAGGTGCAGGACGGCTGCGACAACGCGTGCACGTACTGCATCGTGCACGTGGCACGCGGGCGCGCGACCAGCCGTCCGGCCGACGACGTCGTGCGCGAGTGCGCGTCCTATGCCCGCGCCGGCGCGCGGGAGATCGTGCTCACGGGTATAAACCTGGGGTCGTACTGCGACGGAGGACGGCGCGACCCCTCCGCGATCAGGCTGGCCGCTCTGCTGCGACGCCTGCTCGACGAGACGGCCGACCTGCACGCGCCCGGCGAGGCCCCGGCGCGCTTCCGCGTGTCCAGTATCGAGCCGCGCGATGTGGACGATGCGCTCATCGACCTTCTGGCTTCGGCGGACGGCCGCGTCTGCCGTCATCTGCACCTGCCGTTGCAGGCGGGAAGCTCGAAGGTGCTGCGCGAGATGGCGCGCCCCTACGACGCGGAGCGTTTCGTCGCGCTCGTGGAGCGGCTCTACCGCCGGATCCCGCAGCTGGCGCTGTCCACCGACATCATCGCCGGCTTCCCCGGCGAGACCGATGCCGAGTTCCAGGAGACGCTCGACGTGGCGCGCGCCTGCCGCTTCGCGAAGATCCACGCGTTCCCGTACTCGCCGCGCATCGGGACGCCCGCCGCCGAGCGCGCCGACCAAGTGCCGCCCGCCGTCAAGGAAGCCCGCGCCGCCATGCTGCGCGCGCTGGGCGACGAGCTGCGCGCATCCGAGCGCGCCCGCCGCGCCGGAACCGTCGAGCTCGCCTTGGTGGAGGAGGGCGGCGTCGCCATGACGGAGAGCTACTTCGAGGTGCCCGCCCCCGCCGGCGCCGCCCCGGGCGCGCTGGTCGAGGTGACGCTGTAG